The following are encoded in a window of Glandiceps talaboti chromosome 5, keGlaTala1.1, whole genome shotgun sequence genomic DNA:
- the LOC144435180 gene encoding kelch repeat and BTB domain-containing protein 8-like: MAAAAAATPQTPSTAVSSTLATSIVNTPSTGFFVASKRENPWHAKCVLDQFKAMFDCQELTDVVLRVDDKHFHCHRVVLSACSPYFKAMFTSGMEECKRREITLHELDAHSVHQIINYAYTSKLNLAMETVQNLFVAASMLQVQFVQEASAQYMAAHVDLSNCVSLYSFACSYNSSWLKRVAKELIDQNFQSLSQTEDFMQLHGSELVGILASDNLNVQREEQVFDAAKRWLEYDSVRRVKFLTDIVRLVRFSLMVDSTVVHSLRQHELVKQSPECGQYLARLGEAGLPRNVKPRLGMGESSMIVCFGSSPTLDPEEVHRVPCFSIKSDEIYTMAAPPRGLWDYGVVVTKLNDVVVAGGCLVDDHSGSEDSFTSQDLGLRPQRDVYIYEHTHDRWHKRAPMLTERFDLHLVATDTHVYAIGGMGRGGQQLDVIEGYDLKTNQWKYVTSMPAGLSPLCAVAYGTYLFVIQGDTFLSFDIETSTWSSRLPSGGCLLVPSATVFHDELYFVAGYNLPRSGIPVQVYNPSAKRWHRVASIPIRSGDFLHFTCRPKVMVIDTKLHVLVKHEDDEEDDDDNAVFSLYQYSTDTDKWTLSHSFSFPYSIRVDVRFVVAGLNINYLYPADSDDSDSSEE; the protein is encoded by the coding sequence ATGGCAGCCGCTGCCGCTGCAACTCCGCAAACGCCCTCGACTGCAGTCTCGTCTACTCTTGCAACCAGCATTGTCAACACTCCTTCGACTGGATTTTTTGTGGCAAGCAAACGTGAAAATCCTTGGCATGCGAAATGTGTACTCGATCAGTTCAAGGCGATGTTTGATTGCCAAGAGCTTACAGACGTGGTCTTGAGAGTTGATGACAAACATTTCCACTGTCACCGTGTAGTGTTGTCGGCATGTAGTCCTTACTTCAAAGCTATGTTCACCAGTGGAATGGAGGAGTGTAAACGTCGTGAAATCACCTTACACGAACTAGACGCTCACTCTGTTCACCagattattaattatgcatatacCTCGAAGTTAAATCTGGCCATGGAGACAGTACAAAATTTATTTGTTGCGGCTAGTATGCTTCAAGTACAGTTCGTCCAGGAAGCATCTGCACAGTACATGGCAGCTCATGTAGATCTAAGTAACTGTGTGTCACTCTACAGTTTTGCATGTTCATACAACTCATCATGGTTGAAACGTGTGGCTAAAGAACTTATTGATCAGAATTTCCAATCCTTATCGCAAACAGAAGATTTCATGCAGCTGCATGGTTCAGAGTTGGTTGGAATACTAGCTAGCGATAACCTGAACGTGCAGAGAGAGGAGCAAGTGTTTGATGCTGCAAAGAGATGGTTAGAATATGACTCTGTGAGAAGAGTTAAATTCCTGACCGATATAGTTCGACTGGTACGTTTCTCTTTGATGGTTGATTCCACGGTAGTACACAGTCTGCGTCAACATGAACTAGTCAAACAGTCACCGGAATGTGGTCAGTACTTAGCCAGATTAGGGGAAGCTGGACTGCCAAGAAATGTCAAACCTAGACTGGGAATGGGAGAGAGTAGTATGATAGTATGCTTTGGATCCAGCCCCACGCTTGATCCAGAAGAGGTTCACAGAGTACCCTGTTTTAGTATCAAGTCAGATGAAATTTACACCATGGCAGCGCCACCTAGAGGTCTCTGGGACTATGGTGTTGTTGTAACAAAGCTAAATGATGTAGTTGTCGCAGGTGGTTGTCTCGTTGATGATCATTCTGGTAGTGAGGATTCCTTTACATCTCAAGACTTGGGCCTGAGACCACAGCGAGATGTGTACATCTACGAGCATACACATGATCGATGGCATAAACGTGCACCGATGTTAACAGAACGTTTTGACCTTCATTTGGTAGCCACTGATACACATGTGTATGCCATTGGGGGTATGGGGAGAGGAGGACAGCAACTTGATGTGATAGAAGGTTACGACCTGAAAACCAATCAGTGGAAATATGTCACATCAATGCCAGCTGGTTTGAGTCCGCTGTGTGCCGTTGCGTATGGCACATACCTCTTTGTCATACAAGGGGATACATTTCTATCCTTTGACATAGAGACTAGCACCTGGTCAAGTCGGTTACCGAGCGGGGGTTGTCTGTTGGTACCAAGCGCGACTGTTTTCCATGATGAGTTGTATTTCGTAGCGGGGTATAATTTACCACGTAGTGGGATACCAGTACAGGTATACAACCCAAGCGCAAAACGTTGGCACCGAGTCGCATCAATACCAATCCGAAGTGGTGACTTCCTCCATTTCACATGTCGCCCCAAGGTCATGGTCATCGACACCAAGTTGCACGTCCTGGTGAAGCACGAAGATGATGAggaagatgatgatgacaacgcAGTGTTTTCACTGTATCAGTATAGTACCGATACTGATAAATGGACATTGAGCCATTCGTTCTCATTCCCGTACAGTATACGAGTTGATGTTCGGTTTGTCGTTGCAGGACTGAACATCAATTACCTGTATCCTGCTGATAGCGATGACAGCGACTCATCAGAAGAATGA